The proteins below come from a single Phycisphaerae bacterium genomic window:
- a CDS encoding TraM recognition domain-containing protein, with the protein MMERLKALISKATRTGASKVRRSPIIYSPPTTTDVNWDRLPPAAATANMELAYRQASPDDEELRGMAKLYLLFVFLICLLAAMMSVITAPFISFNTGLATAGGIAFGLTFVVGSKGPTSAFSRGALIASPVVAFVVFQVVGRITSSRMSAAMLFSLVTLVFFAIEGKRPFVFYRSWIYAHHRLTPEARRRMEDVSLRPRLGVLALILLITIFVPELSPTLAILGIAGVCLAVLRRELLGLRRVFHRLMLVLGQYITYGDAASLAPGVWVPEHSLAKRHLGLWKIAVPLFLSLTVGLYMFCPADWVASSIEGDIKELQAYCDRPRESGDSIDFWRLAAMRPRDFDSEAFFSTPYGWISPVLDSMSEGNTGYAWVFLLVAVFVYVLPMLVLLALYSRPVNAITALRESVEGSLAHDTRPEWQCYIDRLRQSRHTCEYPPMKTKIEEAAHLFAGVEPYAQFPVLLHENVLSEHCYIVGESGSGKTSLGIMPLLIQLIRGRLQVKDHRETITPPPPIVVLDLKGDPALFQVVREELLKRREQAKITEESDPRYAFRFFTPEKNKASHFFNPFQSFASEARSDIQLCHLFLDALNLNHGEGYGRSYYSRRNRLLLYHALTKDPKPQSILELSERLMRLTERRRPGEGVMGQTDYKQDSFELVSTIQALAEYPMLATAGNLEHPEHAIYMPELLEHRQVAYFWLPAALESISVREIGKLALFALLTAAIDRQRAGGEPRQVYLVIDEFQRIAGENFKVILEQARSFGISAILANQTQSDLRTHDIDLRPTVRANTRAKMYFGLSDNEEIKTLSEMSGEEVAILMGADTSIRTTDKAMERPWGEWLKPRMTRNEILKMTDHPLQYVLHVSRGEGYSQFAGLPVLCQTQYPMEKGDYENLQKRPWPEGQIHTTVAKKSPEEHDAEVKIAAQEQLASLFESFG; encoded by the coding sequence ATGATGGAGAGGCTTAAGGCACTGATCAGCAAGGCCACCAGGACTGGCGCGTCCAAAGTACGCCGCTCGCCGATCATCTATTCGCCGCCAACCACCACGGATGTGAACTGGGACCGCCTGCCACCGGCGGCGGCCACCGCCAATATGGAACTGGCCTACCGCCAGGCATCGCCCGACGACGAGGAACTCCGCGGCATGGCCAAGCTGTATCTTCTCTTCGTCTTCCTGATTTGCCTCCTCGCCGCGATGATGTCGGTCATCACCGCTCCGTTCATCTCGTTCAATACCGGCCTGGCGACCGCCGGCGGTATCGCGTTCGGACTTACCTTCGTCGTGGGGTCGAAAGGACCGACCAGCGCGTTTTCCCGCGGGGCACTGATCGCCTCGCCTGTGGTCGCGTTCGTGGTCTTCCAGGTGGTTGGAAGGATCACGTCTTCGCGCATGTCGGCTGCGATGCTCTTCTCGCTGGTGACATTGGTGTTCTTCGCCATCGAAGGCAAGCGGCCGTTCGTGTTCTATCGGTCGTGGATCTACGCCCATCACCGGTTGACACCCGAAGCTCGTCGGCGGATGGAAGATGTTTCACTGCGCCCGCGTCTGGGCGTGCTTGCCCTGATTCTGCTCATTACCATCTTCGTGCCTGAGCTTTCGCCCACGCTGGCGATCCTGGGTATCGCTGGCGTGTGCCTTGCTGTGTTGCGCCGCGAGCTATTGGGCTTGAGGCGAGTGTTCCACCGCCTGATGCTCGTTCTGGGACAGTACATCACTTACGGAGACGCCGCCAGCCTTGCCCCGGGTGTATGGGTGCCGGAGCACTCGCTGGCGAAGCGTCACCTGGGCCTCTGGAAGATCGCCGTTCCGCTGTTTCTCTCGCTGACCGTCGGACTCTACATGTTCTGTCCCGCCGATTGGGTGGCGTCGAGCATCGAAGGGGATATCAAGGAACTGCAAGCGTATTGTGATCGACCGCGCGAATCCGGAGATTCGATCGATTTCTGGCGATTGGCTGCGATGCGGCCACGCGATTTCGACTCGGAGGCGTTTTTCAGTACGCCGTATGGTTGGATTAGTCCGGTGCTGGACAGCATGAGCGAAGGCAACACCGGCTATGCTTGGGTGTTCCTGCTGGTTGCAGTTTTCGTGTACGTCTTGCCGATGCTCGTTCTTCTCGCACTGTACAGCCGCCCCGTGAATGCGATCACCGCGCTGCGCGAATCGGTCGAAGGCTCCCTGGCCCACGATACGCGGCCGGAATGGCAATGCTACATCGATCGGCTCCGGCAATCTCGGCACACCTGTGAGTACCCGCCGATGAAGACCAAGATCGAGGAGGCCGCCCACCTGTTCGCTGGCGTCGAACCGTACGCCCAGTTCCCCGTCCTCCTGCACGAGAATGTTCTTTCTGAGCACTGCTACATCGTGGGCGAGAGCGGCAGCGGCAAGACGTCGCTGGGGATCATGCCGCTGCTGATTCAGTTGATACGGGGGAGGCTTCAAGTCAAAGACCACCGCGAAACAATCACGCCACCACCCCCGATCGTTGTTCTCGACTTGAAGGGCGACCCGGCCTTGTTCCAGGTGGTTCGTGAGGAACTGCTGAAGCGTCGCGAGCAGGCCAAGATTACCGAGGAAAGCGATCCGAGGTACGCCTTCCGCTTCTTCACGCCGGAAAAGAACAAGGCGTCGCACTTCTTCAATCCGTTCCAGAGTTTCGCGTCGGAAGCGCGAAGCGACATCCAGTTGTGCCACTTGTTCCTGGACGCTCTCAACCTGAATCACGGCGAAGGGTATGGACGCAGCTATTACTCCCGGCGCAACCGTCTGCTGCTCTACCACGCGTTGACCAAAGACCCCAAGCCTCAGTCCATTCTGGAACTGAGCGAGCGGCTCATGCGGTTGACAGAGCGGCGTCGACCGGGCGAAGGCGTCATGGGTCAGACCGACTACAAGCAGGATTCCTTCGAACTGGTGTCCACCATTCAGGCCCTCGCCGAATACCCCATGCTCGCAACCGCCGGCAACCTTGAGCACCCCGAGCACGCCATCTACATGCCGGAACTCCTGGAGCATCGCCAGGTGGCGTATTTCTGGCTGCCGGCCGCCCTCGAAAGCATCAGCGTTCGCGAGATCGGGAAGCTTGCCCTCTTCGCCCTGTTGACGGCGGCCATTGACCGGCAACGAGCGGGCGGCGAGCCTCGGCAGGTCTACCTGGTCATCGACGAGTTCCAGCGCATTGCCGGCGAGAACTTCAAGGTCATTCTGGAACAGGCCAGAAGCTTCGGCATATCGGCCATCCTGGCGAACCAGACCCAAAGCGATCTGCGTACCCACGATATCGACCTGCGGCCGACGGTGCGTGCCAACACCCGCGCCAAGATGTACTTCGGGTTGAGCGATAACGAGGAGATCAAGACGCTATCCGAAATGTCTGGCGAGGAAGTGGCCATTCTCATGGGAGCGGACACCAGCATCCGAACCACCGATAAGGCGATGGAGCGACCTTGGGGTGAATGGCTGAAACCGCGCATGACCAGAAACGAAATTCTCAAGATGACTGATCACCCTCTCCAGTATGTACTGCACGTCAGCCGCGGAGAAGGATACAGCCAGTTCGCCGGATTGCCGGTGTTGTGCCAGACCCAATACCCCATGGAAAAGGGAGATTACGAGAACCTGCAGAAACGTCCGTGGCCAGAGGGCCAGATTCACACGACGGTCGCGAAGAAGTCGCCCGAGGAACACGATGCCGAAGTCAAGATTGCCGCACAAGAGCAGCTTGCCAGCCTCTTCGAGAGCTTTGGCTGA
- a CDS encoding winged helix-turn-helix domain-containing protein translates to MPGHTSILELQPRDREILETLTRRVCVLSIRQIARTWWSESHQAERRAWRRVRQLERDGWVEVIRAMAHPELPLQHPHTIWYPGKAPANFGKLAGRLQERWNQPEVSTPCVVGTEQAGAAFSGHGGRAPQDSEVTHDVHLAAVYLLMRRELPTRAASWVGEAALPVGQGIKVPDALVCDGRQRTAIEFGGSYDHVKLSDFHGYCESQGRGYELW, encoded by the coding sequence GTGCCCGGCCACACATCGATCCTTGAGCTTCAGCCGCGGGACAGGGAGATCCTGGAGACGCTGACCCGCCGTGTCTGCGTCTTGTCCATTCGGCAGATCGCCCGAACCTGGTGGAGCGAGTCACATCAAGCAGAACGGCGGGCTTGGCGACGGGTTCGTCAGTTGGAGCGAGACGGATGGGTTGAGGTCATTCGAGCGATGGCTCACCCGGAGCTGCCGCTGCAGCATCCGCACACTATCTGGTACCCCGGCAAGGCGCCTGCGAACTTCGGCAAGCTGGCGGGCCGGTTACAGGAGCGATGGAATCAGCCGGAGGTCTCAACGCCCTGTGTGGTCGGGACCGAACAAGCGGGAGCCGCGTTCAGTGGGCACGGCGGCCGGGCTCCCCAGGACAGCGAGGTCACGCACGACGTTCACCTCGCGGCCGTCTACTTGCTGATGCGTCGGGAGCTGCCCACGCGAGCCGCCTCGTGGGTAGGCGAAGCCGCGTTGCCGGTCGGCCAGGGTATCAAGGTTCCCGATGCCCTGGTTTGCGATGGACGGCAACGAACGGCGATCGAATTCGGCGGCAGTTACGACCACGTGAAGCTGTCGGATTTCCACGGTTACTGCGAGTCCCAGGGCCGGGGCTATGAGCTGTGGTGA
- a CDS encoding DUF2958 domain-containing protein encodes MQLLTKEIKENLPRLYETERAKDPVVQVKFFTPWTFWTWYATEFDGEDLFFGLVDGLEREWGYFSLAELEAIRGPGGLRVERDMYFRPVAASQLTDAFGR; translated from the coding sequence ATGCAGTTACTCACGAAGGAAATCAAGGAAAACTTACCCAGGTTGTACGAGACCGAACGCGCTAAGGACCCGGTGGTTCAGGTGAAGTTCTTCACCCCCTGGACATTCTGGACCTGGTACGCCACCGAGTTCGACGGGGAGGACCTGTTCTTCGGACTGGTCGACGGCCTCGAGCGCGAATGGGGCTATTTCAGCCTGGCCGAGCTTGAAGCCATCCGCGGGCCGGGCGGTCTGCGGGTTGAACGGGACATGTACTTTCGGCCGGTGGCGGCCAGTCAGTTGACGGATGCTTTCGGGCGGTAG
- a CDS encoding PDZ domain-containing protein: protein MPAESRWLRRVLVLASLLLPITALAEDKPTPVAEQGPLLDESNMPYERLLDSFASQQQKDFTVKVLRFALTGSVKDFEAIAPVIDKDYKSVIDTGQSTLHLAVTGGYNETRAEMYEKIYHMAWDQRQPAEALDAVVRAIFYDSNDWVYWAFASTVHDAHWAEKPTRNLVKAEMYGKIALCLQPRDPGPYYCVIRAYYAQGKHAEISPLASRALEVAKFDKAYSQFLRNDYGRGYFMEHKGRALVATGDKARGEDYLKMAASVGFPLASLKLYEMEEGTIYSTVTAKRLKLGDAPDFGLHYRVIKERLQVTYIRSGSPAAAAGLQVGDVIESFNGHPIRCDYWTEAKLEDVLNAVATGATAQALLHVRRGNTDVIVCK from the coding sequence TTGCCAGCGGAATCACGATGGCTTCGACGGGTGCTGGTTCTGGCCAGCCTATTGCTGCCGATCACTGCCCTGGCGGAAGATAAACCAACACCGGTAGCCGAGCAGGGCCCGCTCCTGGATGAATCGAACATGCCCTACGAACGCCTGCTCGACTCATTTGCCAGCCAGCAGCAGAAGGACTTCACGGTCAAGGTGCTGCGTTTCGCCCTGACGGGGAGCGTGAAGGACTTTGAGGCGATCGCCCCTGTCATCGACAAGGACTACAAATCCGTGATCGATACGGGCCAATCCACGCTGCACCTGGCCGTGACCGGTGGATACAACGAGACGCGGGCAGAGATGTACGAGAAAATCTACCATATGGCCTGGGATCAACGACAACCCGCAGAGGCGTTGGATGCGGTTGTCCGGGCGATCTTCTATGACTCGAACGACTGGGTCTACTGGGCCTTCGCGTCCACCGTTCATGATGCACACTGGGCGGAGAAACCGACCAGAAACCTCGTCAAGGCCGAGATGTACGGCAAGATCGCCTTGTGCCTCCAGCCGCGTGATCCCGGACCCTACTACTGCGTCATCCGGGCCTACTACGCTCAGGGCAAGCACGCCGAGATTAGCCCTTTGGCGTCCCGGGCCCTGGAAGTGGCCAAATTCGACAAAGCCTACTCCCAGTTCCTGAGGAACGATTACGGGCGCGGTTACTTCATGGAGCATAAAGGGCGAGCCCTGGTCGCCACGGGAGACAAGGCCCGGGGCGAAGATTACTTGAAGATGGCCGCATCAGTCGGCTTTCCGCTGGCTTCTTTGAAGCTGTACGAGATGGAAGAGGGGACAATCTATTCGACCGTCACGGCCAAGCGGCTCAAGCTCGGGGACGCACCTGACTTTGGCCTTCACTACAGGGTGATCAAGGAGCGGCTGCAGGTCACTTATATCCGCAGTGGTTCGCCTGCGGCCGCCGCCGGCCTTCAGGTGGGCGACGTGATCGAGAGCTTCAACGGGCACCCGATCCGGTGCGACTACTGGACCGAAGCGAAGCTCGAAGATGTCTTGAACGCCGTTGCCACCGGCGCGACCGCCCAGGCACTCCTGCACGTCAGGCGGGGAAATACGGACGTGATCGTGTGTAAATAG
- a CDS encoding ferredoxin family protein: MTHVITQPCRGPRCAACLAVCPVDCIGPTPAEPAWSRAAMLYIDPELCIDCGLCVSECPAKAIFPEYRLPSRWRIFMLINAMFFCLTKNRR; this comes from the coding sequence ATGACCCATGTCATTACCCAACCCTGCCGGGGACCCCGCTGTGCCGCGTGCCTGGCGGTCTGTCCGGTGGACTGCATCGGCCCCACGCCGGCGGAACCCGCCTGGTCGCGAGCAGCCATGCTCTACATCGACCCCGAATTGTGCATCGACTGTGGGCTGTGCGTGAGTGAATGCCCGGCCAAGGCGATTTTTCCCGAGTATCGTCTGCCCTCGCGGTGGCGGATCTTCATGCTCATCAACGCCATGTTCTTCTGCCTGACCAAGAATCGGCGGTAG
- a CDS encoding DUF932 domain-containing protein, whose protein sequence is MPNLTRACEEMFRRTEDERFGTLVELWQHCQEDRERSVEHWPATQRLRPLSQPGTVVLGFDDQEFFMNDWSFSQLCRLANVSKDTLNRLSPETAARALQETMPGGEKPAQALTSGSTIRSIHGTSYTRLYNVDLLNIVREFATDFRPPQEAAAPPTELANPEDTPPWEELEKTARPRGGTGLYCGEQDMFCFLIDPMGWTDIDGEPFAPGFFLWNSEVGRRTVGIQTFWFQAICQNHIVWDAVDIVEFTRKHTANVHDSLGEIRRIIEGLVEKRDQRRDGFVQTIRKAMVTKIGDDADEVLKVLSRHGIRRKVADEALEIARQQGRFTVFALVDALTRLAGKLPNAGDRTEADERASSLLALAA, encoded by the coding sequence ATGCCCAATCTCACACGCGCATGCGAAGAAATGTTCCGGCGGACGGAAGATGAACGATTCGGCACGCTCGTCGAACTCTGGCAGCATTGCCAGGAAGACCGCGAGCGGTCGGTCGAACACTGGCCCGCCACCCAGCGGCTTCGGCCGCTCTCCCAACCCGGCACCGTGGTGCTGGGATTCGACGATCAGGAATTCTTCATGAACGACTGGTCGTTCTCACAGTTGTGCCGTCTGGCCAACGTCAGCAAGGATACGCTGAATCGGCTGTCGCCGGAGACCGCCGCTCGGGCGCTTCAGGAGACCATGCCCGGCGGCGAGAAGCCGGCCCAGGCGCTCACGTCCGGCTCGACGATTCGGTCGATTCACGGTACCAGCTACACCCGGCTGTACAACGTGGACCTGCTGAACATCGTCCGGGAGTTCGCCACGGACTTCCGGCCACCGCAGGAAGCTGCCGCTCCGCCGACGGAGCTGGCCAACCCGGAGGACACCCCGCCCTGGGAAGAGCTGGAGAAGACGGCCCGGCCCAGGGGAGGAACGGGGCTGTACTGCGGCGAACAGGACATGTTCTGCTTCCTCATCGACCCGATGGGCTGGACGGACATCGACGGCGAGCCCTTCGCTCCGGGATTCTTCCTCTGGAACTCGGAGGTCGGCCGGCGAACGGTGGGTATCCAGACGTTCTGGTTCCAGGCGATCTGCCAGAACCACATCGTCTGGGACGCGGTGGACATCGTCGAGTTCACCCGCAAACACACCGCCAACGTCCACGATTCGCTGGGAGAGATCCGGCGGATCATCGAAGGGCTGGTCGAGAAGCGCGATCAGCGTCGCGACGGGTTCGTCCAGACCATCCGCAAGGCCATGGTCACCAAAATCGGAGACGACGCCGACGAGGTGCTGAAGGTCCTGAGCCGGCACGGCATCCGCCGCAAGGTGGCCGACGAGGCCCTGGAGATCGCCCGCCAGCAGGGAAGATTCACCGTGTTTGCCCTGGTGGATGCGCTCACCCGGCTGGCCGGCAAGCTGCCCAACGCCGGCGATCGCACGGAAGCCGACGAGCGGGCATCGTCACTGCTGGCCCTGGCGGCATAG